A single Symbiobacterium thermophilum IAM 14863 DNA region contains:
- the tilS gene encoding tRNA lysidine(34) synthetase TilS: protein MPLLDRVREYVVRHGMLEPGDRVIVAVSGGPDSLALTHVLYRLAPAWRLSLHLFHLDHGLRGEASRADAAFVADLARELSLPLTTVTLRPGELEAMRGSLEDNARRRRYAEMARLAAAIGAQRAATGHNRNDQAETVLMRLLRGSGSTGLAGIPPVRREGGLTIIRPLLGASRQEILAYCRAHGLTPRMDATNLQGDFERNRIRLEILPALTERFGDAVVDNLAQTADLLREEDRLLAELTREACARCGWRETGEATGEPVVELDGTLLVQEPLALARRIVRMAVQRVSGSAYGPGLSAVTRALELAGRTEGSHWLDLPQGVRLSVAYGRCRFARSHPQLGPGAEALEQVWPVAVPGETAIPALGVTVAAELVPPSAMPARLPDDEMWLDRDRLPGPLAVRTRRPGDRLWPAGMQGSKKLQDILVDAKVPRDQRDGLPLLVAGDTVVWVPGVIRDRRFRPDAGTRSAVRVTVRRRPEGSGGD, encoded by the coding sequence GTGCCGCTGCTCGATCGGGTGCGCGAATACGTGGTCCGGCACGGGATGCTCGAGCCGGGCGATCGGGTGATCGTGGCCGTCTCCGGGGGCCCTGACTCTCTGGCGCTCACGCACGTGCTCTACCGCCTGGCCCCCGCGTGGCGGCTTTCTCTGCACCTTTTTCATCTAGACCACGGCCTGCGCGGCGAGGCGTCGCGGGCGGATGCCGCCTTCGTCGCCGACCTGGCCCGGGAGCTTTCGCTGCCGCTGACCACGGTAACGCTCCGCCCCGGCGAGTTGGAGGCCATGCGGGGTTCGCTCGAGGACAACGCCCGCCGCCGCCGGTACGCGGAGATGGCCCGCCTCGCGGCGGCCATCGGGGCGCAGCGGGCCGCCACCGGCCACAACCGGAACGACCAGGCGGAAACGGTGCTGATGCGGCTGCTGCGGGGCAGCGGTTCCACCGGCCTTGCCGGCATCCCGCCCGTGCGGCGGGAGGGCGGCCTGACCATCATCCGGCCGCTGCTGGGCGCCTCGCGGCAGGAGATCCTGGCGTACTGCCGGGCGCACGGGCTCACGCCCCGCATGGACGCCACCAACCTGCAGGGGGACTTTGAGCGCAACCGGATCCGGCTGGAGATCCTGCCGGCCCTGACGGAGCGGTTCGGCGACGCGGTGGTGGACAACCTCGCCCAGACGGCGGACCTGCTCCGGGAGGAGGACCGGCTGCTCGCGGAGCTCACCCGGGAGGCCTGCGCCCGCTGCGGGTGGCGGGAGACCGGGGAGGCGACCGGCGAGCCGGTGGTCGAGCTGGACGGGACGCTCCTGGTGCAGGAGCCTCTGGCCCTGGCCCGGCGGATCGTCCGGATGGCCGTGCAGCGGGTGAGCGGCTCGGCCTACGGCCCGGGGCTCTCCGCTGTGACCCGGGCCCTGGAGCTGGCCGGCCGGACGGAGGGCAGCCACTGGCTGGACCTGCCGCAGGGGGTTCGCCTGTCCGTGGCTTACGGCCGCTGCCGGTTCGCGCGGTCCCATCCGCAACTGGGGCCGGGGGCGGAGGCGTTGGAACAGGTCTGGCCGGTGGCCGTGCCGGGCGAGACGGCGATTCCGGCCCTGGGCGTGACGGTGGCGGCGGAGCTGGTTCCGCCGTCCGCGATGCCGGCGCGGCTGCCGGACGACGAGATGTGGCTCGACCGGGACCGGCTTCCGGGGCCGCTGGCGGTGCGGACGCGCCGTCCCGGGGACCGGCTCTGGCCGGCGGGCATGCAGGGTTCCAAGAAGCTTCAGGACATCCTGGTGGATGCGAAGGTGCCCCGGGACCAGCGGGATGGTCTGCCGCTGCTGGTTGCGGGCGATACTGTAGTCTGGGTGCCCGGGGTGATCCGGGACCGCCGCTTCCGACCTGACGCCGGGACGCGTTCGGCCGTGCGGGTGACGGTCCGCAGGCGTCCGGAGGGGTCTGGCGGCGATTGA
- a CDS encoding NUDIX hydrolase, which yields MGRAYAGYPMPSCHALIRDGDRVLLVQRATPPLQGYWGLPGGRVELGETVEQALLREVREETGLQVDIERYLGYIDAIDRDEAGRVRYHYVVHYFTARPAGGSLRAADDAADARWVALSEVGGLPLTDAVQLCLNWDRQEAPPRAGAD from the coding sequence ATGGGCCGTGCCTACGCGGGCTACCCGATGCCTTCCTGCCACGCGCTCATACGGGACGGGGACAGGGTGCTCCTGGTGCAGCGGGCGACGCCGCCGCTCCAGGGGTACTGGGGACTCCCCGGTGGCCGGGTGGAGCTGGGGGAGACGGTGGAGCAGGCGCTCCTGCGGGAGGTCCGGGAGGAGACGGGGCTGCAGGTGGACATTGAGCGCTATCTGGGCTACATCGACGCGATCGACCGCGATGAGGCGGGGCGGGTGCGCTACCATTACGTGGTGCACTACTTCACGGCCCGGCCGGCGGGGGGCAGCCTGCGCGCGGCCGACGACGCAGCCGACGCCCGCTGGGTGGCCCTGTCAGAAGTCGGCGGTCTGCCCCTCACCGACGCGGTGCAGCTGTGCCTTAACTGGGACCGCCAGGAAGCGCCGCCCCGCGCCGGGGCAGACTAA
- the glp gene encoding molybdopterin molybdotransferase MoeA, whose amino-acid sequence MLRVEEACELLLHRAPPRRVERVPLEDALGLVLAEDVHAPEPLPAFARSGMDGYAVRSADTLGATREQPVVLRPVGVIPAGHPREAELAPGTAVAIMTGGAVPPGADAVIRLEEVRVTPEGVLVFRPVPPMENVAPVGEDVREGELILEAGHLIRPQEINLLAALGILEVPVFARPRVGILSTGDELVPAHQTPGPGQIRNSNSPGVAALVRAAGGVPIVLGVARDVTEVIAGMLREAAGCDLILTTGGVSVGRFDVVREALTILGAEQLFWRVSIKPGTPVCASVLEGRLVIGLSGNPAAAITDFDLLVRPLLDHLLGRRRLGLRAAEGVLDQPVLKTAGVTRYLRARAYNGPDGEIRLDTSMAQRAGVLSSMSHANAYAVVPAHAGPLPAGARVRALLLDDADVFVPPPRGDV is encoded by the coding sequence ATGCTTCGGGTTGAGGAGGCCTGTGAGCTTCTGCTGCACCGCGCGCCGCCCCGGCGCGTGGAGCGGGTACCGTTGGAGGACGCGCTGGGGCTGGTCCTGGCCGAGGATGTGCACGCGCCCGAGCCGCTGCCCGCCTTCGCCCGATCGGGCATGGACGGGTACGCCGTCCGCTCCGCGGACACCCTGGGGGCAACCCGGGAGCAGCCCGTGGTCCTCCGGCCGGTCGGGGTGATTCCTGCCGGGCATCCCCGGGAGGCGGAACTGGCGCCGGGCACGGCGGTGGCCATCATGACCGGCGGCGCGGTGCCGCCGGGCGCCGACGCGGTGATCCGGCTGGAGGAGGTGCGGGTGACCCCGGAGGGCGTGCTGGTGTTCCGCCCCGTCCCGCCGATGGAGAACGTCGCGCCCGTGGGCGAGGACGTGCGGGAGGGCGAGCTGATCCTCGAGGCCGGTCATCTGATCCGCCCCCAGGAGATCAACCTGCTTGCGGCCCTCGGCATCCTGGAGGTCCCGGTTTTCGCCCGGCCCCGGGTGGGGATCCTGAGCACCGGGGACGAGTTGGTGCCGGCGCACCAGACGCCGGGACCGGGGCAGATCCGCAACTCCAACAGCCCCGGCGTGGCCGCGCTGGTGCGGGCCGCAGGGGGCGTCCCCATCGTGCTGGGGGTCGCCCGCGATGTGACCGAGGTCATCGCCGGCATGCTGCGGGAGGCGGCGGGGTGCGACCTGATTCTCACCACGGGCGGCGTTTCCGTGGGCCGGTTTGACGTGGTGCGGGAGGCGCTGACGATCCTGGGTGCCGAACAGCTCTTCTGGCGGGTCAGCATCAAGCCCGGCACGCCGGTGTGTGCGAGCGTGTTGGAAGGCCGCCTCGTCATCGGGCTGTCGGGCAACCCTGCGGCGGCGATTACGGACTTCGACCTGCTGGTGCGCCCGTTGCTGGACCACCTGCTGGGCCGGCGCCGCCTGGGCCTCAGGGCCGCGGAGGGGGTGCTGGACCAGCCGGTGCTGAAAACGGCGGGCGTCACCCGGTACCTCCGGGCGCGGGCGTACAATGGTCCGGACGGCGAGATCCGGCTTGACACCAGCATGGCCCAGCGGGCGGGCGTGCTCAGCTCGATGAGCCATGCCAACGCCTACGCGGTGGTTCCGGCCCACGCGGGCCCGCTCCCGGCCGGTGCGCGGGTGCGCGCCCTTCTGCTGGACGACGCGGACGTCTTCGTGCCGCCCCCGAGGGGCGACGTGTGA
- a CDS encoding SpoIIE family protein phosphatase, with the protein MAFSRSSDRPEPSGRRWTGLQGWLQRRLSWAWRPLLYAGIVIAFLMGRAQPVSPAAPFSIAFYTAVRAAGFGGLAALPVALALLGGAALVQPLSVFATTAVAIGLVHTLGGLTQVSPRHSPLIGALLAAAVAAGQGILQNPAVGTVPLAFWSSLTGVLALLFTLAVSDLRQGRYPEGAPLDLPVPAIILLASALTGLQDLTLWGRLSLHGVFAGLAVLLCAHAGGMGWGAAAGAVIGMSSFLTVLAHPPGTGMFGPPTLSDSQAMAYVVAGFLGGAFRDLRKPGVGLAYALGFLSYSMATQGQGAVLEAMALSAGTATLLFWLLPSAWAVRLPQALRSERAAPPEPDAGAPVDGTVREARERLLAVAQALREIQRTYTQVAAVASPPAPVLERRLRSLKEQVCQSCSLRAQCWERDADETRQLMDDLWRRIDLEGPLPLSPLPDQLEARCIHPAQVAVTLNHLYDLERSDRALARRLEEGRAVAGEYIHSVARMLDRMAEDIAAGGRPGRAMPAVFTATAAVARMPKRGGHISGDSAVTGPLSGGRFLLALSDGMGVGREAAVQSGECVRLLQQLLDAGFNAEVAVKTVNSVLLLRGPGDTFATLDLAVLDLATGQAEFVKVGAAPSFVRRGGDVTVVRVPAPPAGAVPDVEVEPERRVLGDGDLIVMVSDGVLEAARDQEDKERWLLEQLSREQSADPEEVAERVLARALELTPAPEDDLTVVVARMALADGAAEAAPRPKPSGQWVPAMTAPRGGPGGNGGRRARRR; encoded by the coding sequence GTGGCATTCTCCCGGTCGTCTGATCGTCCCGAGCCGTCCGGCCGGAGGTGGACGGGCCTTCAGGGGTGGCTGCAACGCCGCCTGTCGTGGGCGTGGCGCCCGCTTCTGTACGCCGGGATCGTGATCGCGTTCCTCATGGGCCGGGCACAGCCGGTCAGCCCCGCAGCGCCGTTCAGCATCGCCTTCTACACGGCGGTGCGGGCGGCGGGGTTCGGCGGGCTGGCGGCGCTTCCCGTGGCCCTGGCGCTGCTGGGCGGCGCCGCGCTGGTCCAGCCGCTCTCCGTGTTCGCCACCACGGCCGTGGCCATCGGCCTGGTCCACACCCTGGGCGGGCTGACGCAGGTGAGCCCTCGGCACAGTCCGCTCATCGGCGCCCTGCTTGCCGCCGCGGTGGCGGCGGGCCAGGGAATCCTGCAGAACCCCGCAGTCGGCACGGTGCCGCTCGCGTTCTGGTCCAGCCTCACCGGCGTGCTCGCGCTCCTCTTCACCCTGGCCGTGTCCGACCTGAGGCAGGGCAGGTACCCGGAAGGCGCGCCGCTGGATCTGCCGGTCCCCGCCATCATCCTGCTGGCATCCGCCCTCACCGGGTTGCAGGACCTGACCCTGTGGGGACGGCTTTCGCTGCACGGCGTCTTCGCGGGGCTGGCGGTGCTGCTCTGCGCCCACGCGGGCGGAATGGGCTGGGGCGCCGCCGCGGGGGCGGTGATCGGCATGTCGTCCTTCCTCACGGTGCTCGCACACCCGCCGGGCACCGGCATGTTCGGCCCGCCGACCCTTTCGGACAGCCAGGCGATGGCGTACGTTGTCGCCGGTTTCCTGGGCGGCGCGTTCCGCGACCTCAGGAAGCCGGGGGTGGGCCTGGCGTACGCATTGGGATTTCTCTCGTACAGCATGGCGACGCAGGGACAGGGGGCCGTGCTCGAGGCCATGGCCCTGTCGGCCGGCACCGCCACGCTGCTGTTCTGGCTGCTGCCGTCGGCCTGGGCGGTGCGCCTGCCGCAGGCCCTGCGCAGCGAGCGCGCTGCTCCGCCTGAGCCGGATGCCGGCGCACCCGTCGACGGCACCGTGCGCGAGGCCCGTGAACGGCTGCTGGCGGTGGCGCAGGCCCTGAGGGAGATTCAGCGCACCTACACGCAGGTGGCCGCCGTGGCATCCCCGCCGGCGCCTGTCCTGGAGCGCCGCCTGCGGTCACTGAAAGAGCAGGTCTGCCAGTCCTGCTCCCTCCGCGCACAGTGCTGGGAGCGGGACGCGGACGAGACCCGGCAGCTGATGGACGACTTGTGGCGACGGATCGATCTGGAGGGCCCGCTGCCGCTGTCCCCGCTGCCGGACCAGCTGGAGGCCCGCTGCATTCACCCCGCGCAGGTTGCGGTGACGCTCAACCACCTGTACGACCTGGAGCGGTCCGACCGCGCCCTGGCCCGACGGCTCGAGGAGGGCAGGGCTGTGGCGGGAGAGTACATCCACAGCGTCGCCCGCATGCTGGACCGCATGGCGGAGGACATTGCAGCGGGGGGCAGGCCCGGCCGCGCCATGCCGGCGGTGTTCACGGCGACGGCCGCGGTGGCCCGCATGCCGAAGCGGGGCGGCCACATCTCCGGCGATTCGGCGGTCACGGGGCCCCTCTCGGGCGGGCGGTTCCTGCTGGCGCTCAGCGATGGCATGGGCGTCGGCCGCGAGGCGGCGGTGCAGTCCGGCGAGTGCGTCCGCCTCCTGCAGCAGTTGCTGGATGCCGGGTTCAACGCCGAGGTGGCGGTGAAGACGGTCAATTCCGTGCTCCTCCTCCGAGGGCCCGGGGATACGTTCGCCACGCTGGACCTCGCAGTCCTCGACCTGGCCACCGGTCAGGCCGAGTTCGTCAAGGTCGGGGCCGCACCCAGCTTCGTGCGCCGCGGCGGCGACGTGACGGTCGTGCGCGTTCCCGCGCCGCCGGCCGGCGCCGTCCCGGACGTGGAGGTGGAGCCGGAGCGGCGGGTGCTGGGCGACGGCGACCTCATCGTGATGGTCAGCGACGGCGTCCTGGAGGCCGCCCGCGATCAGGAGGATAAGGAGCGGTGGCTATTGGAGCAGCTGAGCCGGGAGCAGAGCGCGGACCCCGAGGAGGTGGCCGAGCGCGTGCTGGCCCGTGCCCTTGAACTGACGCCCGCGCCGGAGGACGACCTCACCGTCGTGGTGGCCCGGATGGCCCTCGCGGACGGCGCGGCGGAAGCGGCGCCGCGGCCGAAGCCATCGGGCCAGTGGGTCCCCGCCATGACGGCTCCCCGCGGGGGCCCGGGCGGCAACGGGGGCAGGCGCGCACGCAGGCGCTGA
- the ftsH gene encoding ATP-dependent zinc metalloprotease FtsH, protein MNKLFRSLAFYMLILVISVAIAVQLGGTSQQTTQLVYSDLVRYIQQGEVRSITLSGAYAEGELVSGEKFTVQLPPSSSQAPLVEMLQQHPNIKLDFRQDNTSGIWAMLLQTLVPVVLVLLAFFFIMQQTQGSGNRVMQFGKSRARLVTDDRKRVTFDDVAGIDEVKEELAEIVDFLKHPKRYLELGARIPKGVLLYGPPGTGKTLLAKAVAGEAGVPFFSISGSDFVEMFVGVGASRVRDLFEQAKKNSPCIVFIDEIDAVGRQRGAGYGGGHDEREQTLNQLLVEMDGFSANEGIIIIAATNRPDVLDPALLRPGRFDRQIVIDRPDLKGRLAIFQVHAKGKPLEPDVDLEVLAKRTPGFTGADIANLMNEAALLAARRRKKKISMQDVEDAIDRVLAGGPEKKSRVISEKEKRVTAYHEAGHAVVGHMLPHMDPLHKITIIPRGRAMGYTLFLPVEDRYNISKSEILDRMTMALGGRAAEEITFGEITSGAQDDIERTTQWARRMVTEWGMSEKLGPLTYGMKQDEVFLARDMTRLRNYSEEVAGLIDEEVRKFVHMAYQRAIDILTEHRDALEKVSEVLLEKETLEGKELQDLLEQLLPPRPKPEPLKPRMVGGGTSQVAPAF, encoded by the coding sequence TTGAACAAGCTATTTCGCAGTCTTGCCTTCTATATGCTGATTCTGGTCATCTCCGTGGCGATCGCCGTCCAGTTGGGAGGGACCAGTCAGCAGACCACCCAGCTGGTGTACTCTGACCTGGTCAGGTACATTCAGCAGGGGGAGGTCAGGAGCATCACCCTGAGCGGCGCGTACGCTGAGGGCGAGCTCGTGAGCGGCGAAAAGTTCACCGTACAGCTCCCCCCGAGCTCCTCGCAGGCGCCGCTGGTGGAGATGCTGCAGCAGCATCCGAACATCAAGCTCGACTTCCGGCAGGACAACACGTCCGGCATCTGGGCCATGTTGCTGCAGACCCTGGTGCCGGTCGTGCTGGTGCTTCTCGCGTTCTTCTTCATCATGCAGCAGACCCAGGGGTCCGGGAACCGGGTGATGCAGTTCGGCAAGAGCCGGGCGCGCCTGGTGACCGACGACCGCAAGCGGGTGACCTTCGACGACGTGGCCGGCATCGACGAGGTCAAGGAGGAGCTGGCCGAGATCGTCGACTTCCTGAAGCACCCGAAGCGGTACCTGGAGCTGGGCGCCCGCATCCCCAAGGGCGTGCTGCTGTACGGGCCACCCGGAACGGGCAAGACGCTCCTGGCCAAGGCGGTGGCCGGCGAGGCGGGGGTGCCGTTCTTCTCGATCTCCGGTTCGGACTTCGTCGAGATGTTCGTCGGCGTCGGCGCCAGCCGGGTGCGCGACCTGTTCGAGCAGGCGAAGAAGAACTCGCCCTGCATCGTGTTCATCGACGAGATCGACGCGGTGGGCCGTCAGCGGGGCGCCGGCTACGGCGGCGGCCACGACGAGCGGGAGCAGACGCTGAACCAGCTGCTGGTGGAGATGGACGGCTTCTCGGCCAACGAGGGGATCATCATCATCGCGGCCACCAACCGGCCCGACGTGCTTGACCCGGCCCTGCTCCGGCCCGGCCGGTTCGACCGGCAGATCGTCATCGACCGCCCGGACCTGAAGGGGCGGCTCGCCATCTTCCAGGTGCACGCCAAGGGCAAGCCCCTGGAGCCGGACGTGGACCTGGAGGTGCTGGCCAAGCGAACGCCCGGCTTCACGGGCGCCGACATCGCCAACCTCATGAACGAGGCCGCCCTGCTGGCCGCCCGCCGGCGCAAGAAGAAGATCTCCATGCAGGACGTGGAGGACGCCATCGACCGCGTGCTGGCCGGCGGGCCCGAGAAGAAGTCCCGGGTGATCTCCGAGAAGGAGAAGCGGGTCACCGCGTACCACGAGGCCGGCCACGCGGTGGTGGGCCACATGCTGCCGCACATGGACCCGCTGCATAAGATCACCATCATCCCCCGGGGCCGGGCGATGGGCTACACCCTGTTCCTGCCGGTGGAGGACCGCTACAACATCTCCAAGTCGGAGATCCTCGACCGCATGACCATGGCCCTCGGCGGCCGGGCCGCGGAGGAGATCACCTTCGGTGAGATCACCAGCGGCGCCCAGGACGACATCGAGCGCACGACGCAGTGGGCGCGCCGCATGGTCACCGAGTGGGGCATGAGCGAGAAGCTCGGCCCGCTCACCTACGGCATGAAGCAGGACGAGGTCTTCCTCGCGCGCGACATGACCCGGCTGCGCAACTACTCCGAGGAGGTCGCCGGGCTGATCGACGAAGAGGTGCGGAAGTTCGTCCACATGGCCTATCAGCGGGCCATCGACATCCTCACCGAGCACCGGGACGCCCTCGAAAAGGTGTCGGAGGTCCTGCTGGAGAAGGAGACCTTGGAGGGCAAGGAACTGCAGGATCTGCTGGAGCAGCTGCTGCCGCCCCGGCCCAAGCCCGAGCCGCTGAAGCCGCGGATGGTCGGCGGCGGCACCTCGCAGGTGGCTCCTGCCTTCTGA
- the yfmF gene encoding EF-P 5-aminopentanol modification-associated protein YfmF, whose amino-acid sequence MADHFTRFPLHEGVNLYVQPTRKFKTTTVYIYFHMPLEPVTVTYNALLPMVLARASADFPTTAALSRHLDELYGASFSVDVARRGEVQSIVFRLEVAGDHHIPGERGLLLRGLDVLASVITRPLLVGDGFRPDYVEQERNNLRQMIEGLINDKRRYAMVRCTAEMCAGEPFALHRLGRVEDLEGATPQSLLAHHRRVLTEAPVDIFILGDVDPEQVAQEVPRRLPIPAGERRFPDTLVKRRPDGPVRAVVDRMDVNQGVVVIGFRTGITLRDELYFPMLVANGVLGGFSHSKLFQEVREKHSLAYFAYSAIETVKGVGYMYAGVEFADAEKCRAIMLEQLKALQEGALTEAELEMTKATLVNDMLSAADSPGAMAELAVDQVFSGRDLSIDERVTRYRQVTREQVVEAARHFTPDTVYLLTRKEGGA is encoded by the coding sequence TTGGCGGATCACTTCACCCGCTTCCCCCTGCACGAGGGCGTCAACCTCTACGTGCAGCCGACGCGCAAGTTCAAGACGACGACGGTCTATATCTACTTCCACATGCCGCTGGAACCTGTGACGGTGACCTACAACGCGCTGCTGCCGATGGTGCTGGCCCGGGCCTCGGCCGACTTTCCCACCACTGCGGCGCTGTCCCGACATCTGGATGAGCTGTATGGCGCGTCCTTCAGCGTCGACGTCGCCCGGCGCGGCGAGGTGCAGTCCATCGTCTTCCGCCTGGAGGTGGCCGGAGACCACCACATCCCGGGCGAGCGCGGGCTCCTCCTGCGGGGCCTGGACGTGCTCGCCAGCGTCATCACCCGCCCGCTGCTGGTCGGCGACGGCTTCCGGCCCGACTACGTCGAGCAGGAGCGGAACAACCTCCGGCAGATGATCGAGGGGCTCATCAACGACAAGCGGCGCTATGCGATGGTCCGCTGCACCGCCGAGATGTGCGCGGGTGAGCCCTTCGCCCTGCACCGGCTGGGCCGGGTGGAGGATCTGGAGGGCGCCACCCCGCAGAGCCTGCTGGCGCACCACCGACGGGTGCTGACGGAGGCCCCGGTGGACATCTTCATCCTCGGCGACGTCGACCCCGAACAGGTGGCGCAGGAGGTCCCCCGGCGGCTGCCGATTCCGGCCGGGGAGCGCCGGTTCCCCGACACCCTGGTCAAGCGCCGGCCGGACGGGCCCGTGCGCGCGGTGGTCGACCGGATGGACGTCAACCAGGGCGTGGTGGTCATTGGCTTCCGCACCGGGATCACGCTCCGGGACGAGCTGTACTTCCCGATGCTGGTGGCCAACGGCGTGCTCGGGGGATTCTCCCACTCCAAGCTCTTCCAGGAGGTGCGGGAGAAGCATTCGCTGGCCTACTTCGCCTACTCGGCCATCGAGACGGTGAAGGGCGTGGGATACATGTACGCCGGCGTGGAGTTCGCCGACGCGGAGAAGTGCCGGGCGATCATGCTGGAGCAACTGAAGGCGCTGCAGGAGGGGGCGCTGACCGAGGCCGAGCTGGAGATGACGAAGGCCACCCTGGTGAACGATATGCTGAGCGCGGCCGACAGCCCCGGGGCGATGGCGGAGCTGGCGGTGGACCAGGTCTTCTCGGGCCGCGACCTCTCCATCGACGAGCGGGTGACGCGCTACCGACAGGTCACCCGGGAGCAGGTGGTCGAGGCCGCCCGCCACTTCACGCCCGACACGGTCTACCTGCTCACCAGGAAGGAAGGGGGAGCGTAA
- the mobB gene encoding molybdopterin-guanine dinucleotide biosynthesis protein B, whose amino-acid sequence MTERPPVLSIVGCGKCGKTTLVERLVAELTRRGWSVGTLKHDVHGFQMDHEGKDTWRHRQAGAKAVCIIGPGQIGLVRSVPEGEFSTADAIALLGSVDLVITEGFKRERFPKIEIFSSARNEGHLLCGEDPTLIAVAGDLPVQTALPRFDWNDIVAIADFVEMRLLRDAQTRS is encoded by the coding sequence ATGACGGAACGGCCCCCAGTGCTCTCGATCGTGGGTTGTGGGAAGTGCGGCAAGACCACCCTGGTGGAACGGCTGGTGGCGGAGCTCACTCGCCGCGGCTGGTCGGTGGGCACGCTGAAGCACGACGTTCACGGTTTCCAGATGGACCATGAAGGCAAGGACACCTGGCGGCACCGGCAGGCCGGGGCGAAGGCGGTGTGCATCATCGGCCCCGGGCAGATCGGGCTCGTCCGTTCGGTGCCCGAAGGGGAGTTCTCCACCGCAGACGCCATCGCGCTGCTGGGCTCCGTGGACCTCGTGATCACCGAAGGGTTCAAGCGCGAGCGCTTCCCCAAGATCGAGATCTTCAGCAGCGCCCGGAACGAGGGGCACCTGCTGTGCGGGGAAGACCCGACGCTCATCGCCGTGGCCGGCGACCTCCCGGTCCAAACGGCCCTTCCCCGGTTTGACTGGAACGACATCGTCGCCATCGCGGACTTCGTGGAGATGCGGTTGCTCAGGGACGCACAGACGAGGAGCTAG
- the yfmH gene encoding EF-P 5-aminopentanol modification-associated protein YfmH, whose translation MERHFDPILRDELYTERLENGLTVAVLVKPGFRQATGRVAVQYGSIDSCFVDPQSGDEVQVPDGIAHFLEHKLFEGPDGNVADRFAELGADVNAYTTHTHTVYYFTTTDHFAACLDLLLNFVQEPYFTPESVAREQGIIEQEIRMYLDDPGWRSSANLMEALFVRHPVRLDIAGTVESIRRIDQDLLYLCHRIFYHPSNMVLFVAGDLDPRAVVEQARAAFAGRRYPAQAPIQRRLPEEPQAIAQRRRVQELVVSQPIFRLGFKEKQVGLTGRPLLERDLLTAILLDVLVGKGSPLYTRLYESGLIDQRFGFGHAPEVTFGYTYVSGPTPDPEQLEAELLEGLARAREEGIQPEDFERARRKLVGRILNLMNDLEGLSYLFIDGFFKGIGLFDEIPALQSLTLDAANQRLREHFDAALAATSVISPRP comes from the coding sequence GTGGAGCGGCACTTTGACCCCATCCTGCGTGACGAACTGTACACCGAGCGACTGGAGAACGGCCTGACGGTGGCGGTGCTGGTCAAGCCCGGCTTCCGGCAGGCCACCGGTCGCGTGGCGGTGCAGTACGGCTCCATCGACAGCTGCTTCGTCGACCCGCAGTCCGGCGACGAGGTACAGGTGCCTGACGGCATCGCCCATTTCCTGGAACACAAGCTGTTTGAGGGGCCGGACGGCAACGTGGCCGACCGGTTCGCGGAGCTGGGCGCGGACGTCAACGCCTACACCACGCACACGCACACGGTGTACTACTTCACCACCACCGATCACTTCGCGGCCTGCCTCGACCTGCTGCTGAACTTCGTGCAGGAGCCTTACTTCACGCCCGAGTCGGTGGCCCGCGAGCAGGGCATCATCGAGCAGGAGATCCGGATGTACCTGGACGACCCGGGCTGGCGCTCCTCCGCCAACCTGATGGAGGCCCTGTTCGTCCGGCACCCGGTGCGGCTGGACATCGCCGGCACGGTGGAGTCCATCCGCCGGATCGACCAGGACCTGCTGTACCTCTGCCACCGGATCTTCTATCACCCGTCCAACATGGTGCTGTTCGTCGCCGGCGACCTGGATCCCCGGGCGGTGGTGGAGCAGGCGAGGGCCGCCTTCGCCGGCCGCCGGTACCCCGCCCAGGCGCCGATCCAGCGGCGCCTGCCCGAGGAGCCGCAGGCGATCGCCCAGCGGCGGCGGGTCCAGGAGCTGGTCGTGAGCCAGCCGATCTTCCGGCTGGGCTTCAAGGAGAAGCAGGTCGGCCTTACCGGCCGGCCGCTCCTGGAGCGGGACCTGCTGACTGCCATTCTGCTGGACGTCCTGGTCGGCAAGGGCTCCCCGCTCTACACCCGGTTGTACGAGAGCGGCCTCATCGACCAGCGCTTCGGCTTCGGGCACGCGCCGGAAGTTACCTTCGGCTACACCTACGTCTCCGGCCCCACCCCGGATCCCGAGCAGCTGGAGGCCGAGCTCCTGGAGGGGCTGGCGCGGGCCCGGGAGGAGGGGATCCAGCCGGAGGACTTCGAAAGGGCCCGCCGGAAGCTGGTGGGGCGCATCCTGAACCTGATGAACGACCTGGAGGGGCTCTCCTACCTGTTCATCGACGGCTTCTTCAAGGGGATCGGGCTCTTCGACGAGATCCCCGCTCTGCAGTCGCTGACCCTGGATGCGGCGAACCAGCGGCTGCGGGAGCATTTCGACGCCGCGCTGGCGGCCACGTCGGTCATCTCTCCCAGGCCCTAG